In a genomic window of Primulina huaijiensis isolate GDHJ02 unplaced genomic scaffold, ASM1229523v2 scaffold37281, whole genome shotgun sequence:
- the LOC140968452 gene encoding AT-hook motif nuclear-localized protein 24-like — protein MDNHSLPPPFHAREFNLQHRFHHHSQNSEDEQSETIENGLNMGQKRNREEGNIDSAGKDGGITAGGGEMSGSRRPRGRPAGSKNKPKAPVIINRDGGNALRTHVMEISNGCDIIEGVSNFSRRRQRGVCIMSGSGYVANVTLKQPTSPRSAVTLQGLFEILSLAGSFLPPPAPSAATGLTVYLSGGQGQVVGGTVVGPLLASGPVIIMAASFSNAAYERLPLEEEDNAVQVKGTSLGSPPRPQNHQQHQISADPCLFQGTLTSDQMPTEPFWSTGLSPF, from the coding sequence ATGGATAACCATTCTCTGCCGCCTCCATTCCACGCTAGGGAATTCAATTTGCAGCATCGTTTCCATCACCATAGCCAAAACTCCGAAGACGAGCAAAGCGAAACCATTGAAAACGGCCTGAACATGGGACAGAAGCGAAACCGCGAGGAGGGAAATATTGACTCTGCCGGAAAGGATGGTGGCATAACTGCCGGAGGAGGCGAAATGTCCGGATCAAGAAGGCCTCGGGGACGACCCGCCGGTTCGAAAAACAAACCGAAGGCACCGGTCATCATCAACCGTGACGGCGGCAACGCGTTGCGAACCCATGTCATGGAGATATCCAATGGCTGCGATATCATCGAAGGTGTCTCCAACTTCTCCCGCCGCCGCCAGAGGGGTGTCTGCATTATGAGCGGAAGTGGCTACGTGGCGAATGTAACCCTAAAGCAGCCTACCTCCCCAAGGTCGGCAGTGACTTTACAGGGTCTGTTCGAGATCTTGTCGCTGGCGGGATCGTTTCTACCGCCACCTGCTCCATCTGCAGCCACCGGGCTTACTGTATATTTATCCGGCGGTCAGGGGCAGGTGGTGGGAGGCACTGTGGTGGGGCCGCTGCTTGCGTCTGGCCCGGTTATTATAATGGCTGCTTCATTCAGCAACGCTGCATATGAAAGATTGCCGCTTGAAGAAGAAGATAACGCTGTTCAAGTTAAAGGAACCTCACTTGGTTCTCCGCCGCGGCCGCAAAATCATCAGCAGCACCAAATTTCAGCTGACCCTTGTTTGTTTCAAGGTACGCTAACCTCCGATCAGATGCCGACCGAGCCATTTTGGTCTACTGGCCTCTCACCGTTCTAG